The genomic DNA CCCTTGGGGACGCCCCCAGACCTGCTCCCCACGCCCCCCAGCTCGCGCCTGGGCTCCGGCCAGGCCCGCGTCGGGCCTGCGCGATGCGCGGGGGCGACGGCCACGTGGCCCGGGTGGCGGGGTCTCCCGGGGGCGCCCGGACCGTCCCCCGCACCCCACTCCTGCTGCAGCAGCTGCAGGGTCTGCAGAGCCACCATTTGGTGGCCGATGGAGGCCACTAAGGGCGCAGGGCTGGGCGCGCTCCGCGGGCAGTGGGGCGGCGAGCGAGGCGGGCGCGGGCGTTTGGGGTCGCCAGGGTCACCCTTCCTAACCCGCCCTCCGCGGCCGCCCCGGCCCCAGCCCGCAGTCGGGGGCCCGTGCTGACCCCTGCAGGAGCTTCAGGTCCCAAGCGGCTGTCTGGGACCCCAGACTCCCTGAAGCGCTACTCCGCGTGCACCTGAAAATGAGGCAGCTGCCCAGCGCCTGTGCTTCCCCTCTTGGGCTCGGATGGGAAAGCGCGGCGCTTTGTGCCGGCGCATCCATCAACATGGATACcccgacccccaccccagctcctttGAAGGATGCTTTCCAAAGACCGCTAACTCCGTGGGGAGCGGGGGTGTCAGACCCACCCGCGAGCCAAAGTATGAAGAGCCACAGGAAAATGCCCACCTCGAAGACCGTGCCTGAGCCCCTCCTCCAGCTGAGGGGAATTTGTGGGAACTTAAGCCCTCGACGTACCCCAAAATAAAGGAAGATGGACCTGTGTGCCTGGAAGTTCTGCTTTTCCCTGCTTTGCTTCATGCCACTTTTGcaagggagagcctggccaccaaaGTAGGCTGAGGGTGCAGGGGACGGCCCCGCTGCTGAGCCGAGGGCCTGACTGCCTGTGTGTGAAACTCCCAAAGCACCAAAGGCCGCGAGGTTTGGAGCTAAGTCCTTTTATGAGCCATGAACTAGAGGGCAGCTGTACaaatatttgctgtttttaaTTAAACCTAACGCTGTTCTTTCCTTGGTTCGAGTTAGGAAAAAGGACCGGCAGTTTTATGCTTTGATAGATGTGAAATTATTAGCAGGCGATTGcaggtaaaaaataaataaataaaagacattggGGACAGTGGTATAGAGGGCTTCCTGTGACGGAAACAATTTAGATAACGGCAAGGTACAGGAAATCAGGGACAAAATGTACACATCCGTGACAGACACGTGGGCTCCAAGAGGGCCAGAGGAtgggatttgagtttccctttagAGGTGACAGTCCACCCTCAGTGCTGCGGGAGTGCGATCTGGAGAGGGGCCTGCGTGGGAAAGCTGCTGCAGCCTGCCTGTTAGCGTGGGAAGGTGGCCATATGGGATGGGAGAGAGATGTGGTGTCCTGCAGAGGTTTGTTTAGCTCTGGGGTAGTAAGACCCCATAAGTACTCCCAAATCTCCAGCTAGAGTTCATTCTCCTTCTCGGTGTTTTCCTCGCCTATAAAAACAAATCTGGATGCCAAGGcaaagaaaagtttttttaagcaaaaatgaGCTTGTTCACACTGATTATAACTAAGTAAAAATGCATTTCTCTGTATCGACAGGACATCACCTGGAGGGGAGCAAATGgtttagtgttgattggattctCTTGCCATAAAGTTGCTTAAGTTCGTAAGAATAAATAGAAAGAGGAttcttcttttatgtctttttttttttttttatcctcaaGTGTTGAAGTCCATTAGGTTCAGCAGAGACTAAAGAGGAATAGCAAATGCTAACCCCTAATTTTCACAGTGTGTGTCGGATCTCCAGGGACGCTCCTCTTTCCATATACACAGGAAATTCAGTTTCATTGGCTACACTTTCCACTATCAAATGGCTGACTGCAAACCTTCTTGACAGATGGAATTCCAGCCAACAGCAGAACTGAAATCACTAGATGCAAACTGACCTGAGGGTCCGCAGTCCAGCCAACTCCGAGAGCTGTGAGAACAACTGAGCCTTAGGGAGATACACAAGGGGGGAAGCAGAAAACCATGGGGCCTGCCTGTGTAGCTGCCTGGTTTTTCTAATATCCTTCAGGGAGCGCTCGATCGTCCAACAATGCAATGTTTTGTCTGTCCTGGCCATGGTTCACACTGTCCTTTGCCATGACTCCAAAATGGATTATGCCCCAAAGCTGGAAAGATGAGGTCCTAACTGAGGAAAGGTATTCATAGGCTGTTGAAATGTGTCAACAGCAAAGAAGATTTACCATTGGTCTAAAACACCTGCAAAGTTATTCCTGCTGGGTTACCAGACTGGGTAATAAATTCCATCCTCCTTGCCTATTACGCCCACAGTTTAAGGCCACTGTGTAATAAAAGGCACGTTTGAAAGGACAATGTACTGATATTTTTGCTTCGCAGCATCTCTTTGTAGTTTTTTGGAAACCGTAGCCTGGTCTGGTTAGTCCACTGGCTGTCTCTCCTCCTCCATGCTCAGTTCACGTAATCAGGTGGGATGACCCCATCCCAATCCAGAGGTGGTCTGGCCCTCTAGCCTGAGGCCAATCACACATCACATTCCTGCAGCGCATGATCAGGAATGGGGATGTGACCCAACTAGAGCTAATGGGACGATGTCATTTAGGATGCTTTGGGCTGAAAATGTACTATAAGAGAGAGAACAGCGGAACTAGGCGAAGGAGTaggccaaaagaagaaagagcaaaagaagaTCAAATTTGCTTTTAACAAGAAAACTCAACTCAGCAGAATTTATTCAGTAAGAAAAATTCATTGTCTCACATCATGAGAAATCCTAAGGTCAGTGTCCTCAAAGTTCTTGGCTCCTTCCATCTTTCTGCTATGCCATCCCCAGCACATGGACTTTGTCCTTGGATTAGTTCCTTCTGTTGTTACTCGATGGCTGCCATAGCTATAAGGTACCGCATCTACACAACAACATCTAGAGGAAGAGACTCTCTCTTCCTGTGGGTTCCTTCTCAAGAGTAAGGAGACATTCCCCAAAAGTCCCAGCTGAAGAATTGGGTCACATGTCCTTGCATAAATCAGTCATGGTCAAGAGGAATGGGACCACACTGAAAGACTTTGACCAACCAGAATCAAACCCAGGGGCTGGGGCGGGGCTAACCTCCTCTGAAGTATAGGGCTGCACGGAGGATGTGGGATACGTGATATGTCATGGCTTTGTTACCAAGCAACAGCTATGGCAACAGAGCATCATGACACTTTTGCTGGGGCTTCTGGGTAAAGAGCTCATCAGCTCTCCAGGATGCTCCCCTTTCCAGGTACACAGGAAATCTACTTTCATGGGATTAACCCTTCCACAGTTGATGGCTGACTGCAAGGACTCCTGTGGATGGGGAAATGAGTAGATACAAGTTTTGGAGCCTCTGCAGTCATCTCGTGAGTTTGAGAGGAGAGCCTGCCTATGAGTGAGACACCAtgaagagagagaagccaagctGTCTATAGCGAGAACCCAGTGGCCTGGTAGCACCATTGGAATGCCATATTTAGCGGCCCCAGAAGACAGCCTCACTTCTGGGCTTTTCAGTTATACAAACCAACAAATTTTCTTTTTGCGTGAGCCACTTTGGATTGTGTTTACAGCCTCTTGCAACAGAAAGAGTTACAATTTCAGCAAACAGCATGATATATGTTATAGGAAAGATGGGATGTTAAGAAGTGACCCTTTGACCCTCTTCCACTTAGGCAAAACACTGCCAAAAGGTCACTGACTGCACCAACTACCTCCAgaaatgctttttattcattcaccCAATCTTTCTCCTATTTCAACAACTGCTGGGGAAAGCTCTTCAAGCAACTCTGGTCAGTCCTGACAATTGGTGGGAGCATTAAAAAAATGGAcggtggacacttttatgtccctAGGTGGTAGGGGCAGAAAAGGGAAGGGTGTAGAAAACTCAGTGAAGTAAGAAGCCATTTTTCCAGCTGTTAATGGACAAGGTAGAGTGTTGTTGGGAAAACAAGTATTGCAGCACTTCTGTTATTGCAAAGGTTCTTTTCCCCATATGAACAAAAGGTGTGAGCATTTCTCTATTCCCACGTGGACTTATGGGGAAGCTGGGTGCAGTGAGAACAGAGAGGAGCTGGCAGAAGATGTGGCTATGTGGGAGCCTTCCACAAAGGACAAGGCAGAGCCCAGATATATTTGAGCCCTGCTTATATTCTTTGGTACATCTCCAAAAGGGATCCAAGAGCATTCCAGAAATGGAGCTGTTAAACTCCAACATACTCCAGTGAAGTTCATTGGTTGGGGCACAACAAAACATGACCAAAGAGATCAAAGAGTTATTATCCTTGCGTGAAAGCTAGGATGGAGGAGCATCTGATGCTGAATAGGACACATCTAGATAGGAAAATGTACTGGAAAAGAGAAAGCAGTGGAACCAGGAAAAGGTGTTGGCCCCAAgaagaaacagccaaaaaaaGATCAAGTTCTCTTTCAAAACATACAGTTGTAAGGGTTTGTATATGCCAAGTCTTCAAAACGTGTATGCAGTTTTAATGTTGGACTATACAGTTTgattttcaggaaaaataaaagatgcaaCCCTGTCATGAACCTCTGAATGGCCAAAAACAATAATTTAcgtaggaaaaaaggaaaatgtgtttcCCTCCCTGCCGAGAGCTTGTGAAGctaagtaaaggaaaaaataaggaaatctgggtaaagggagagaaaagaaaagaaaaaatgttccaCTCTACTTGCCTGAATAGACAGACTGATGTACATTTGCCCCCTTGCAAATAGTCTCCTCAACATAAACTATGACACATTCTGGATATACAAATCATTTCACTTGGTTCTGTCTTAATAATCAGTTTATATCCAGGAGAGATTCTTGATGTTGGCAGGGAAAACAAAAAGacctcaaatgtggacttttttAAAAGTCGatataattttttcctatttattgtaCTTTGGGCAGAtaatttaggttttatttttcctttattgatttAGTTTTTAAGAGTTACAGAATGGCCCTGGATTTTCATGCTGCTTACACATAAATTTAACACCGTTTCCAATTGTAATATTTAAACCCCAAAGAATACGCTTTCCCTTGGAGGGAAAAAtcgtttttaaaaaattgtggtgttcaaacaccacaattacatggaactttgaataggaagtgagatatggtaggttagtataggttagagtgaaatagtgacacatcccaaagtaatttgggcagataaaaaatatattcacagcctcaaaccacccccccacccccccaccccgccctgaggagctgggggaaggtgcagaagtgttggactttctcacttGTACTGGTGttcatgttgtcacaaacattgggactggcggtttgatgtgctgagccctcgatcgtgggacttgcccttgtgaagctccttagtgcaaaggagaggctaaacttgcatataattgtgcttaagagtctccctccagtacctctttgttgctcaaatgtggccctctctctctctaactgagccaccttggcaggtgaactcactgccctccctcctacgtgggacccaactcccaggggtgtaaatctccctggcaatgcagaatatgactcctggggatgaatctggaccccggcatcgtgggactgagagtaccttcttgaccaaaagggggatgcaaaatgagacaaaatagtttcagtggctgagagatttcaaatggagtcgagaggtcactctggtggacattcttatgcactatatagataacacctcttaggttttaatgtattggaatagctagaagtaaatacctgaaactaccaaactccaacccagcagtctggacccctgaagacaattatataataatgtagattacaaggggtgacagtgtgattgtgaaaaccttgtggatcacactccctttatctagtgtatggatggatgagtagaaaaatggggataaaaactaaatgaaaaatagggtgggatggggggaatgatttgggtgttcttttttcccttttattttgtattcttattctgattatttctgatgtaaggaaaatgttcagaaatagattgtgatgaatgcataactatatgattgtactgggaacagttgattgtttaccatggatgattatatggtatgagaatatatttcaataaaactgaatttagaagatggcagactggtgagctgtaagttttagttactcctccaggaaagtaggtaaaaagccaggaactgcgtggactggacaccacagagcaatctgtctttgggcatacttcatacaacactcatgaaaatgtcgaactgctgagatcagcgaaatctgtaagtttttgcggccaggggacccgcgcccctccctgccaggctcagtcccgtgggaggaggggctgtcagctccgggaagaagggagaactgcagtggctgctcttatcggaaactcattctactgatccagattccaaccatagatagactgagaccagacaccagagaatctgagagctgccagcccagcagagaggagacaggcataggaaaaaaataaaataaaaataacacgaaaaactccaaaataaaagcagaggatttttggagttctggtgaacacagaaaggggaagggcggagctcaggctttgaggcgcatatgcaaatcccgaagaaaagctgatctctctgccctgtggacctttccttaatggccctggttgctgtgtctattagcatttcaataacccattagatctctgaggagggccctttttttttttttttttttttttaatcctttttactttttctaaaacaattactctaagaagcccaatacagaaagattcaaagaattgcaatttgggcacgtcaagtcaagagaagaactaagagagctctgagacaaaacgcaataatccagtggctgggaaaattcactaaacaccacaacttcccaagaaaaggggggtgtccgctcacagccaccatcctggtggacaggaaacactcctgcccatcgccagccccatagcccagagctgccccagacaacccagtgtgacggaagtgcttcaaataacaggcacacaccacaatactgggcgtggacattagccttccctgcaacctcagctgattgtcccagagctgggaaggtggagcagtgtgaattaacaaagcctcattcagccatcatttgagcagactgggagcctccctacacagcccagcagcccagaactgccctggggggacggcactcacctgtgacatagcacagtcatccctcaacagaggacccggggtacacagcctggaagaggggcccacttgcaagtctcaggagccatacgccaataccaaagacgtgtgggtcagtggcagagacaaactgtggcaggactgaactgaaggattagactattgcagcagcgttaaaactctaggatcatcagggagatttgattgttagggccaccccccctccccgactgcccagaaacacgccccatatacagggcaggcaacaccaactacacacgcaagcttgggacaccaattgggccccacaagactcactcccccactcaccaaaaaggctaagcaggggagaactggcttgtggagaacaggtagctcgtggacgccacctgctggttagttagagaaagtgtactccacgaagctgtagatctgataaattagagataaggacttcaataggtctacaaaccctaaaagaaccctatcaagttcagcaaatgccacgaggccaaaaacaacagaaaattataaagcatatgaaaaaaccagacgatatggataacccaagcccaagcacccaaaccaaaagaccagaagagacacagcacctagagcagctactcaaagaactaaagatgaacaatgagaccatagtacgggatatgaaggaaatcaagaagactctagaagagcataaagaagacgttgcaagactaaataaaaaaatggatgatcttatggaaattaaagaaactgttgaccaaattaaaaagattctggacactcatagtacaagactagaggaagttgaacaacgaatcagtgacctggaagatgacagaatggaaaatgaaagcataaaagaaagaatggggaaaaaattgaaaaaatcgaaatggacctcagggatatgatagataatatgaaacgtccaaatataagactcattggtgtcccagaaggggaagaaaagggtaaaggtctaggaagagtattcaaagaaattgttggggaaaacttcccaaatcttctaaacaacataaatacacaaatcataaatgctcagcgaactccaaatagaataaatccaaataaacccactccgagacatatactgatcacactgtcaaacacagaagagaaggagcaagttctgaaagcagcaagagaaaagcaattcaccacatacaaaggaaacagcataagactaagtagtgactactcagcagccaccatggaggcgagaaggcagtggcacgatatatttaaaattctgagtgagaaaaatttccagccaagaatactttatccagcaaagctctccttcaaatttgagggagagcttaaatttttcacagacaaacaaatgctgagagaatttgctaacaagagacctgccctactggagatactaaagggagccctacagacagagaaacaaagacaggacagagagacttggagaaaggttcagtactaaagagattcggtatgggtacaataaaggacattaatagagagagggaaaaatatggcaaacataaaccaaagcataagatggccgattcaagaaatgccttcacggttttaacgttgaatgtaaatggattaaactccccaattaaaagatatagattcgcagaatggatcaaaaaaaatgaaccatcaatatgttgtatacaagagactcatcttagacacagggacacaaagaaactgaaagtgaaaggatggaaaaaaatatttcatgcaagccacagccaaaagaaagcaggtgtagcaatattaatctcagataaaatagacttcaaatgcagggatgttttgagagacaaacaaggccactacatactaataaaaggggcaattcagcaagaagaaataacaatcgtaaatgtctatgcacccaatcaaggtgccacaaaatacatgagagaaacactggcaaaactaaagggagcaattgatgtttccacaataattgtgggagacttcaacacatcactctctcctatagatagatcaaccagacagaagaccaataaggaaattgaaaacctaaacaatctgataaatgaattagatttaacagacatatacaggacattacatcccaaatcaccaggatacacatacttttctagtgctcatggaactttctccagaatagatcatatgctgggacataaaacaagcctcaataaatttaaaaagattgaaattattcaaagcacattctctgaccacaatggaatacaattagaagtcaataaccatcagagacttagaaaattcacaaatacctggaggttaaacaacacactcctaaacaatcagtgggttaaagaagaaatagcaagagaaattgctaaatatatagagacgaatgaaaatgagaacacaacataccaaaacctatgggatgcagcaaaagcagtgctaagggggaaatttatagcactaaacgcatatattaaaaaggaagaaagagccaaaatcaaagaactaatggatcaactgaagaagctagaaaatgaacagcaaaccaatcctaaaccaagtacaagaaaagaaataacaaggattaaagcagaaataaatgacatagagaacaaaaaaacaatagagaggataaatatcaccaaaagttggttcttggacaagatcaacaatattgacaagccctagctagactgacaaaatcaaaaagagagaagacccatataaacaaaataatgaatgaaaaaggtgacataactgcagatcctgaagaaattaaaaaaattataagaggatattatgaacaactgtatggcaacaaactggataatgtagaagaaatggacaatttcctggaaacatatgaacaacctagactgaccagagaagaaatagaagacctcaaccaacccatcacaagcaaagagatccaatcagtcatcaaaaatcttcccacaaataaatgcccagggccagatggcttcacaggggaattctaccaaactttccagaaagaactgacaccaatcttactcaaagtctttcaaaacattgaaaaaaatggaacactacctaactcattttatgaagctaacatcaatctaataccaaaaccaggcaaagatgctacaaaaaaggaaaattaccggccaatctccctaatgaatatagatgcaaaaatccccaacaaaatacttgcaaaccgaatccaaagacacatttaaaaaatcatacaccatgaccaagtggggtttattccaggcatgcaaggatggttcaacataagaaaatcaatcaatgtattacaacacattaacaagtcaaaagggaaaaatcaattgatcatctcaatagatgctgaaaaagcatttgacaaaatccaacatccctttttgataaaaacacttcaaaaggtaggaattgaaggaaacttcctcaacatgataaagagcatatatgaaaaacccacagccagcatagtactcaatggtgagagactgaaagccttccctctaagatcaggaacaagacaaggatgcccgctgtcaccactgttattcaacattgtgctggaagtgctagccagggcaatccggcaagacaaagaaataaaaggcatccaaattggaaaagaagaagtaaaactgtcattgtttgcagatgatatgatcttatatctagaaaaccctgagaaatcaatgatacacctactagagctaataaacaaatttagcaaagtagcgggatacaagattaatgcacataagtcagtcatgtttctatatgctagaaatgaacaaactgaagagacactcaagaaaaagataccattttcaatagcaactaaaaaaatcaagtacctaggaatcaacttaaccaaagatgtaaaagacctatacaaagaaaactacataactctactaaagaaatagaaggggaccttaaaagatggaaaaatattccatgttcatggataggaaggctaaatgtcattaagatgtcaattctacccaaactcatctacagattcaatgcaatcccaatcaaaattccaacaacctactttgcagacttggaaaagctagttatcaaatttatttggaaagggaagatgcctcgaattgctaaagacaccctaaaaaagaaaaactaagtgggaggacttacactccctgactttgaagcttattataaagccacagttgccaaaacagcatggtactggcacaaagacagacatatagatcaatggaatcgaattgagaattcagagatagaccctcagatctatggccgactgatctttgataaggcccccaaagtcactgaactgagccataatggtcttttcaacaaatggggctgggagagttggatatccatatccaaaagaatgaaagaggacccctacctcacaccctacacaaaaattaactcaaaatggaccaaagatctcaatataaaagaaagtaccataaaactcctagaagataatgtaggaaaacatcttcaagaccttgtattaggcggccacttcctagactttacacccaaagcacaagcaacaaaagagaaaatagataaatgggaactcctcaagcttagaagtttctgcacctccaaggaatttctcaaaaaggtaaagaggcagccaactcaatgggaaaaaatttttggaaaccatgtatctgacaaaagactgatatcttgcatatacaaagaaatcctacaactcaatgacaatagtacagacagcccaattataaaatgggcaaaagatatgaaaagacagttctctgaagaggaaatacaaatggccaagaaacacatgaaaaaatgttcagcttcactagctattagagagatgcaaattaagaccacaatgagataccatctaacactggttagaatggctgccattaaacaaacaggaaactacaaatgctggaggggatgtggagaaattggaactcttattcattgttggtgggactgtataatggttcagccactctggaagtcagtctggcagttccttagaaaactagatatagagctaccattcgatccagcgattgcacttctcggtatatacccggaagatcggaaagc from Choloepus didactylus isolate mChoDid1 chromosome 12, mChoDid1.pri, whole genome shotgun sequence includes the following:
- the DLEU7 gene encoding leukemia-associated protein 7, producing the protein MARTDKTLHCWTIERSLKDIRKTRQLHRQAPWFSASPLVYLPKAQLFSQLSELAGLRTLSSCRGQHGPPTAGWGRGGRGGRVRKGDPGDPKRPRPPRSPPHCPRSAPSPAPLVASIGHQMVALQTLQLLQQEWGAGDGPGAPGRPRHPGHVAVAPAHRAGPTRAWPEPRRELGGVGSRSGGVPKGEVARGAEGVTGRLPFPRDRGPCTLAGTAVRSALARVADSTSELVSVEQTLLGPLQQERPFPIHLKDSVEFRNICSHLALQIEGQQFDRDLNAAHQCLKTIVKKLIQSLANLSSDVHMVACASLRQILQNLPDI